The Vitis vinifera cultivar Pinot Noir 40024 chromosome 1, ASM3070453v1 DNA segment TAGCATTTGAATTTCTGGTACATTTACATCAAGGACCAACTCCAAACATAAATGCCTTAACTTTATGATCTAGATTTCAGCCCAGAAAATTGTAATAACTTGTGATCCACTCGAGCAGCAATTCAGCAATCAGCAGGCAAGGAAAAGCGCATAGTGAACTCCCAGGCTGATATGAAACTAATTTTCGGTGAGACGAACACATACATTAACACGTAGAAAACTCTCATTTATCAGGTCACTTGAACTGAGAATGCCTTAGAGCAAATGGATTTACATCACTTGGGATTTCTAAGAACAATGATCACAGAATCTCCACGGAGGAACATCTTGCTAATGAATCTATCCTTGTTAACTGGATTGGCCTTTTTCTTGCCTTTCCCAGTTTTTGGTACCTGCACCAACAAAAGAAGTTGAATAACATAATTATGGAACAACCAAACAGAAGCAACATTTGTAAAAGCCCAACCTCTGTCCACATCTCCCTGACATTTTCAAGAACCATGTTGCAGTGCCTATCGAAGGCTCTCACCCGGCCAAGAAGCTTCTTGTTGTTTCGACAATTGATAAGCACCTGTTGAGAGGGAAAATACAATAATTAAGATGCCTTTTGTAATCCAATCCCATAGTCTAAAGAATTTTTGTCAACAAGTTTTCCTTTAGGTACTAAGCTACACTAAAAACCAGCCAAAGTGAAATGAAAATGTCAGACAATTACCTGAGTGTTATTTTTAACACTCATCATTAAAACAGAAAGTGGCCCTGTGTTAAAGTCCTCTTCCTCATTCTTGGCACTCTGAAACAGAAACATCTTTAATAAGGATTAATATATCAATGGCA contains these protein-coding regions:
- the LOC100242311 gene encoding uncharacterized protein LOC100242311 isoform X2 — translated: MSGPMEEDSAKNEEEDFNTGPLSVLMMSVKNNTQVLINCRNNKKLLGRVRAFDRHCNMVLENVREMWTEVPKTGKGKKKANPVNKDRFISKMFLRGDSVIIVLRNPK
- the LOC100242311 gene encoding uncharacterized protein LOC100242311 isoform X1; the protein is MSGPMEEDSAKNEEEDFNTGPLSVLMMSVKNNTQVLINCRNNKKLLGRVRAFDRHCNMVLENVREMWTEVGLLQMLLLFGCSIIMLFNFFCWCRYQKLGKARKRPIQLTRIDSLARCSSVEIL